In Euzebyales bacterium, a single genomic region encodes these proteins:
- a CDS encoding UvrD-helicase domain-containing protein, translated as MSVLPLADDIARRRVRNDLDATVFVEAGAGSGKTSSLVDRVEALVRDGVEMRSIAAITFTEKAATELRDRIRQRLADAAAERDGSDVVLLDAALGQLDAAAISTLHAFAQRILTEHPIEARLPPDVEVLDEVASQLAFADRWRRFRDQLLDAPELRRTVLLALSSDIRLDDLRHLASVLDDNWDLVTEPGRLPWARVEPPTCDATALIAELATLVERRGECGDEEDLLCAYLREEVAPYVEHLRGASDEFDLLTALRATRPSLRFSYGRAANWVDKQGVLDDLAAAREHRVRIVTDVTLGALHRIALEVATFTLDAAEERRAGGHLEFHDLLVMARDLLRDPERGAAVRAQLGARYQRLLLDEFQDTDPIQIELAVLIASTDPHAARRPWPDVEVEPGRLFFVGDPKQSIYRFRRADVDVFLRARDTLGDPVLSLTTNFRSSPAVLAWVNHVFGRLITAEPGSQPAYEALDAAPSREPAPASPGVVLVGREHADDPTADELRDREAADVAAAVRAALRWRVTDPDDGSWRRAQPGDIAILLPARTSLPALERALDAAGVGYRAETSSLVYSTREVRDLLAAVRALADPTDRLSLVTALRSPLFACGDDDLVTYRLGLGGALNFRWPDLDDLPHDDPVVASLRYLRRLFDQLPWLAPSEVLDRIVRDRRLFELGYAQHRPRDLWRRVRFVIDQARAWSAAEAGTLRQYAEWARMQASETTRVAETILPETDDDSVRIMTIHGSKGLEFPVTILSGMSTAARTDRGRVQVSFPPGEAMGLRIGRDLATPEFEDFKPIDEQMSHHERLRLLYVACTRARDHLIVSVHRRARRRPADAERKLTNAELIARASEDAPHAAGLEQAAVSPPVQESLPLLSDVPPLPPFDAWAAEREQVLGRSGLRRTVGATDVELPADVELDDEATAGVDKQPRDLDLAPWLKGRYGTAIGRAVHAVLQTIDLASGDGLRATAAAQAAAEGVIGREDDVERLARGALSTPAVREATGCRRWRETFVAVPLGDRTLEGYIDLLYRTDEGLVVVDYKTASSSADLDERVAGYRAQGGAYAVAVEESTGERVARVVFVFLTADGAIERELPHLRASMEAVRAAVAAP; from the coding sequence GTGAGCGTGCTCCCGCTGGCCGACGACATCGCCCGACGACGGGTGCGCAACGACCTCGACGCCACGGTGTTCGTCGAGGCGGGAGCGGGATCCGGCAAGACGTCGTCGCTCGTCGACCGCGTCGAGGCGCTCGTGCGCGACGGCGTCGAGATGCGCTCGATCGCGGCGATCACCTTCACCGAGAAGGCCGCGACCGAGCTGCGCGACCGGATCCGGCAGCGTCTCGCCGATGCCGCGGCCGAGCGGGACGGGTCCGACGTCGTGCTGCTCGATGCGGCGCTCGGCCAGCTCGACGCCGCGGCGATCTCGACGCTGCACGCGTTCGCCCAGCGGATCCTGACCGAGCACCCCATCGAGGCACGGCTGCCGCCCGACGTCGAGGTCCTCGACGAGGTCGCCTCGCAGCTGGCGTTCGCCGACCGGTGGCGGCGCTTCCGCGATCAGCTGCTCGACGCGCCCGAGCTGCGACGGACGGTCCTGCTGGCGCTCAGCTCGGACATCCGCCTCGACGACCTGCGCCACCTCGCGTCGGTGCTCGACGACAACTGGGACCTGGTCACAGAGCCCGGCCGGCTGCCGTGGGCGCGCGTGGAGCCGCCGACGTGCGACGCGACCGCGCTGATCGCCGAGCTCGCGACCCTGGTCGAGCGGCGTGGCGAGTGCGGTGACGAGGAGGACCTGCTGTGTGCGTACCTGCGTGAGGAGGTCGCGCCCTACGTCGAGCATCTCCGTGGCGCCAGCGACGAGTTCGACCTGCTCACCGCGTTGCGCGCGACCAGGCCGTCGCTGCGCTTCTCGTACGGCAGGGCGGCGAACTGGGTCGACAAGCAGGGGGTCCTCGACGACCTCGCCGCGGCCCGCGAGCACCGCGTGCGGATCGTCACCGACGTCACGCTCGGCGCACTGCACCGCATCGCGCTGGAGGTCGCCACCTTCACGTTGGACGCGGCCGAGGAGCGCCGGGCTGGCGGGCACCTGGAGTTCCACGACCTGCTCGTCATGGCCCGCGACCTGTTGCGCGACCCCGAACGGGGCGCGGCCGTCCGGGCACAGCTGGGCGCCCGCTACCAGCGCCTGCTGCTCGACGAGTTCCAGGACACCGACCCGATCCAGATCGAGCTCGCGGTGCTGATCGCCAGCACCGATCCGCACGCCGCGCGCCGCCCGTGGCCCGACGTCGAGGTCGAGCCGGGCCGCCTGTTCTTCGTCGGCGACCCCAAGCAGTCGATCTACCGCTTCCGGCGCGCGGACGTCGACGTGTTCCTGCGGGCACGCGACACGCTGGGCGATCCGGTGCTGTCGCTGACCACCAACTTCCGGTCGTCGCCGGCGGTTCTCGCATGGGTCAACCACGTCTTCGGCCGGCTGATCACGGCCGAGCCGGGCTCCCAGCCCGCCTACGAGGCGTTGGATGCCGCGCCCAGCCGAGAGCCCGCCCCCGCCAGTCCCGGCGTGGTGCTGGTCGGCCGGGAGCACGCCGACGACCCCACCGCCGACGAGCTGCGCGACCGCGAGGCCGCGGACGTCGCCGCAGCCGTGCGCGCGGCGCTGCGGTGGCGGGTGACCGATCCCGACGACGGCTCCTGGCGGCGCGCGCAGCCCGGCGACATCGCGATCCTGCTGCCCGCGCGGACATCGCTGCCCGCGCTCGAGCGCGCGCTGGACGCCGCGGGCGTCGGCTACCGTGCGGAGACCAGCTCCCTGGTCTACTCGACGCGTGAGGTCCGCGACCTGCTGGCCGCCGTGCGCGCCCTGGCCGATCCGACCGACCGGTTGTCGTTGGTCACCGCCCTGCGGTCCCCGCTGTTCGCGTGCGGTGACGATGACCTCGTGACCTACCGGCTCGGCCTGGGAGGTGCGCTGAACTTCCGCTGGCCAGACCTCGACGACCTGCCCCACGACGACCCGGTCGTCGCGTCGCTGCGGTACCTGCGGCGGCTGTTCGACCAGCTGCCGTGGCTGGCGCCGTCGGAGGTCCTCGACCGCATCGTGCGCGACCGGCGGCTGTTCGAGCTCGGCTACGCCCAGCACCGGCCGCGCGACCTGTGGCGGCGGGTCCGGTTCGTGATCGACCAGGCGCGGGCGTGGAGCGCAGCCGAGGCCGGCACGCTGCGCCAGTACGCGGAGTGGGCAAGGATGCAGGCGTCGGAGACCACGCGGGTCGCCGAGACGATCCTGCCCGAGACCGACGACGACTCGGTGCGGATCATGACGATCCACGGCTCGAAGGGCCTCGAGTTCCCGGTCACGATCCTGTCGGGCATGTCCACCGCGGCGCGGACCGACCGGGGACGCGTGCAGGTGTCGTTCCCGCCCGGCGAGGCGATGGGGCTGCGGATCGGGCGCGACCTGGCCACACCCGAGTTCGAGGACTTCAAGCCCATCGACGAGCAGATGAGCCATCACGAGCGGCTGCGCCTGCTGTACGTCGCCTGCACCCGCGCGCGCGACCACCTGATCGTGTCGGTCCACCGAAGGGCGCGACGCCGGCCCGCTGACGCCGAACGCAAGCTGACGAACGCCGAGCTGATCGCGCGGGCCAGTGAGGACGCGCCGCACGCCGCCGGACTCGAACAGGCAGCGGTGTCGCCGCCCGTCCAGGAATCGCTGCCGCTGCTGTCCGACGTGCCACCGCTGCCGCCATTCGACGCCTGGGCTGCCGAGCGGGAGCAGGTGCTGGGCCGCAGCGGCCTGCGACGCACCGTCGGCGCCACCGACGTGGAGCTGCCCGCCGACGTCGAGCTGGACGACGAGGCGACCGCGGGCGTCGACAAGCAGCCTCGTGACCTCGACCTGGCCCCGTGGCTCAAGGGCCGCTACGGCACGGCGATCGGTCGCGCGGTCCATGCTGTCCTGCAGACGATCGACCTGGCGAGTGGCGACGGCCTGCGCGCGACGGCGGCGGCGCAGGCCGCGGCCGAGGGCGTCATCGGCCGGGAGGACGACGTCGAGCGGCTCGCTCGCGGGGCGCTGTCGACGCCCGCGGTGCGTGAGGCTACCGGCTGCCGGCGCTGGCGCGAGACGTTCGTCGCGGTGCCGCTGGGCGACCGCACGCTCGAGGGCTACATCGACCTGCTGTACCGCACCGACGAGGGTCTGGTGGTCGTGGACTACAAGACCGCGTCGTCGTCCGCCGACCTCGACGAGCGGGTCGCCGGCTACCGTGCCCAGGGCGGCGCGTACGCGGTAGCGGTCGAGGAGTCCACGGGTGAGCGCGTGGCCCGGGTCGTGTTCGTGTTCCTCACGGCCGACGGTGCGATCGAGCGTGAGCTGCCGCATCTGCGGGCGAGCATGGAGGCGGTGCGGGCCGCCGTCGCCGCGCCGTGA
- a CDS encoding endonuclease/exonuclease/phosphatase family protein, whose product MSAQVVALTVALGVLAGVLSGGEWPWVLVTYLRWSQTLIAVVAAAVLLRLRWWRSGLASAAVAAGLVVSVVAPLRALETVAAPQDRTLRIAVHNTGYGAGDVEALAQAIRDADLDLVVLLESEDVAGVLADELGDLSLLPAPGRRGRDTTPPMILARRSWPTDVVPLGAARPTTVVHARIADRPLDVVTIHPLPPLTAGWSASHDRSIATLVDDVLPRDGPYVVACDCNTTPWSPSMARLLDAGLRGPTVAPTYGAPLLGIPLDHVLLSDGVAAVSREQWPFSGSDHRMIVTEVTLR is encoded by the coding sequence GTGAGCGCGCAGGTCGTCGCGCTCACGGTCGCACTCGGCGTGCTGGCCGGCGTACTGTCGGGAGGGGAGTGGCCGTGGGTGCTCGTGACCTATCTGCGCTGGTCACAGACCCTGATCGCGGTCGTGGCGGCGGCCGTCCTGCTGCGGCTCCGCTGGTGGCGGTCGGGCCTCGCGTCCGCCGCCGTCGCGGCGGGCCTCGTGGTCAGCGTCGTCGCGCCGTTGCGGGCGCTGGAGACCGTCGCGGCGCCGCAGGACCGAACGCTGCGGATCGCCGTGCACAACACCGGTTACGGCGCCGGGGACGTCGAGGCCCTCGCACAGGCCATCCGTGACGCCGACCTCGACCTCGTGGTGCTGCTCGAGAGCGAGGACGTGGCCGGTGTGCTCGCCGACGAGCTCGGCGACCTGTCGCTGCTGCCGGCACCCGGACGCCGCGGCCGGGACACGACGCCGCCGATGATCCTGGCGCGGCGGTCGTGGCCCACCGACGTCGTGCCGCTCGGCGCGGCACGGCCGACGACGGTCGTGCACGCACGGATCGCGGACCGCCCGCTCGACGTCGTCACCATCCACCCGCTGCCGCCGCTGACCGCGGGCTGGTCGGCCAGTCACGACCGCTCGATCGCGACGTTGGTCGACGACGTGCTGCCGCGCGACGGCCCCTACGTCGTCGCGTGCGACTGCAACACGACACCGTGGTCCCCGTCCATGGCACGTCTCCTGGATGCCGGCCTGCGGGGTCCCACGGTGGCGCCGACCTACGGTGCGCCGCTGCTGGGGATCCCGCTCGACCATGTGCTGCTCAGTGACGGCGTCGCTGCGGTGTCCCGCGAGCAGTGGCCGTTCTCGGGCAGCGATCACCGGATGATCGTGACCGAGGTCACCCTCCGGTGA
- a CDS encoding DsbA family oxidoreductase, which translates to MLVEIWSDVVCPWCAIGKVRFEQALAGLAGGDDVEVRYRSFQLDPTTPAVIEGDYVNRLAAKYRTSTARAQAMIDLMTAQAAAEGLAFDFSAARPGNTFDAHRLLHLAADRGVQHTLKGRLLAGYLSEGAAIGTHDALRRLATEAGLDGAEIDAVLGGDAYAEAVRADERQARAYGIAGVPFFVIDRRYGVSGAQPAEVLRRVMEQVRHDAPPATDQGPHAGHDPRDCADGSCAVA; encoded by the coding sequence GTGCTGGTCGAGATCTGGTCCGATGTGGTGTGCCCGTGGTGCGCCATCGGCAAGGTGCGTTTCGAGCAGGCGTTGGCGGGGCTGGCCGGCGGCGACGACGTCGAGGTCCGCTACCGCAGCTTTCAGCTCGACCCAACGACACCGGCCGTGATCGAGGGTGACTACGTCAACAGGCTGGCCGCCAAGTACCGGACGTCGACCGCCCGTGCGCAGGCCATGATCGACCTCATGACCGCTCAGGCAGCGGCCGAAGGACTGGCCTTCGACTTCTCCGCGGCCCGACCGGGCAACACGTTCGACGCCCACCGCCTACTGCACCTGGCCGCCGACCGTGGCGTCCAGCACACGCTGAAGGGCCGCCTGCTGGCCGGCTACCTGTCCGAGGGGGCGGCCATCGGCACGCACGACGCGTTGCGGCGTCTGGCCACCGAGGCGGGGCTCGACGGCGCCGAGATCGACGCGGTGCTCGGCGGTGACGCCTACGCGGAAGCCGTGCGCGCCGACGAGCGGCAGGCACGGGCGTACGGCATCGCCGGCGTGCCGTTCTTCGTGATCGACCGCCGCTACGGTGTGTCCGGCGCGCAGCCGGCCGAGGTGCTGAGGCGGGTCATGGAGCAGGTGCGCCACGACGCACCGCCCGCGACGGACCAGGGCCCGCACGCGGGCCACGACCCGCGGGACTGCGCCGACGGGTCCTGCGCCGTCGCCTGA
- a CDS encoding class F sortase: MAVPLLVSAVLLGGCGDPSALPQIAYERIGDYFDDWAARREEAPQRASDELRNWSPERGRTAEPRPVGIRLPSVGVSSRLEPLGIDRDGAIRTPQDWQRAGWYRGGPRPGDIGAAVILGHVDSTTGPAVFYRLRDLRPGDEIRVRRADDSVAVFAVDRLEQHRKTRFPTDEVYYPTPEPTLRLVTCGGDFDAQAGSYRDNLVVFATLRSIRT; the protein is encoded by the coding sequence ATGGCCGTCCCATTGCTGGTGTCGGCGGTGCTGCTCGGCGGCTGCGGCGACCCGTCAGCGCTGCCGCAGATCGCCTACGAGCGCATCGGCGACTACTTCGACGACTGGGCGGCGCGGCGCGAGGAAGCGCCCCAGCGCGCCTCCGACGAGCTGCGGAACTGGTCGCCGGAGCGCGGCCGGACCGCCGAACCCCGACCCGTCGGGATCCGGCTGCCGTCGGTGGGCGTCTCGAGCCGGCTCGAGCCGCTGGGGATCGACCGCGACGGCGCCATCAGGACACCCCAGGACTGGCAGCGGGCCGGCTGGTACCGTGGCGGTCCCCGGCCAGGCGACATCGGCGCCGCGGTCATCCTCGGCCACGTCGACTCCACCACCGGCCCGGCGGTCTTCTACCGGCTGCGCGACCTGCGCCCCGGCGACGAGATCCGCGTGAGGCGCGCCGACGACTCGGTCGCGGTCTTCGCCGTCGACCGCCTCGAACAGCACCGCAAGACGCGCTTCCCTACCGACGAGGTCTACTACCCGACGCCCGAGCCGACCCTGCGGCTGGTCACGTGCGGCGGCGACTTCGACGCGCAGGCGGGGAGCTACCGCGACAACCTCGTCGTGTTCGCCACCCTACGGTCGATCCGCACCTGA